The following are encoded together in the Phenylobacterium sp. NIBR 498073 genome:
- a CDS encoding N-acetylmuramoyl-L-alanine amidase, with protein sequence MNFIEAVSPNFNERKVPPDIIVLHYTGMQTGEEALAWLCNEESKVSSHYLVEEDGRVFRLIPEERRAWHAGVSSWKGETDINGRSIGIEIVNPGHEWGYRPFPKAQIDAVIELLGDIRSRWQVEDGRIIGHSDVAPARKDDPGELFPWKTLAQAGHGLWVEPNAAPGASLAEGEESAGVFALQAGLTRLGYDCAPSGKYDADTTTIVRAFQRHWRPEKVDGVADGMTRARLIGLLRAAAGA encoded by the coding sequence ATGAACTTCATCGAAGCCGTCTCGCCGAATTTCAACGAGCGCAAGGTCCCGCCGGACATCATCGTCCTGCACTACACCGGCATGCAGACCGGCGAGGAGGCGCTGGCCTGGCTGTGCAACGAGGAGTCCAAAGTCTCGTCGCACTATCTGGTCGAGGAGGACGGGCGCGTGTTCCGCCTGATCCCCGAGGAGCGCCGCGCCTGGCATGCGGGCGTGTCGTCCTGGAAGGGCGAGACCGACATCAACGGCCGTTCGATCGGCATCGAGATCGTCAATCCCGGCCATGAGTGGGGATATCGCCCGTTCCCGAAGGCGCAGATCGACGCGGTTATCGAACTGCTGGGCGATATCCGCAGCCGCTGGCAGGTCGAGGACGGCCGGATTATCGGCCATTCCGACGTCGCACCAGCCCGCAAGGACGATCCGGGCGAGCTGTTCCCCTGGAAGACCTTGGCGCAGGCGGGACACGGCCTATGGGTGGAGCCGAACGCCGCTCCGGGCGCCAGCCTGGCTGAGGGCGAGGAGAGCGCCGGGGTGTTCGCGCTGCAGGCGGGGCTGACGCGGCTCGGCTACGACTGCGCGCCGTCCGGCAAGTACGACGCCGACACCACCACCATCGTGCGCGCCTTCCAGCGCCACTGGCGGCCGGAAAAGGTCGACGGGGTCGCCGACGGCATGACCCGTGCGCGGCTGATCGGCCTGCTGCGAGCGGCGGCCGGGGCGTGA
- a CDS encoding DMT family transporter, with translation MALRDFALLVFVCLLWATNNIVSKYVVAYLHAPPLFYAAVRFIIVAAAVFPWLRNPPRPLWRLLLIAVCMGAGSFAFMFIALKTASPSSAAIVSQLMVPTTTFLSFMLLGERLNRRRLLGISLTLIGALAVMWDPHGFTLTGGLAFVLVSVVLGSLGSVLMKQMEGVKPLQFQAWVGLASAAVLIPMSLIFEPGGVETGLSIGWRFWAAVVFSALVVSVFGHTAYYWLIQRYEANLISPLTLMTPLATIGLGVVITHDPFDARMAFGAAVALAGVLIIAMRPNQIMLLLLNLRGRAR, from the coding sequence ATGGCCCTTCGCGACTTCGCCCTCCTGGTTTTCGTCTGTCTGCTTTGGGCGACCAACAACATCGTCTCGAAGTATGTCGTGGCCTACCTGCACGCGCCGCCGCTGTTTTACGCGGCCGTCCGCTTCATCATCGTCGCGGCGGCGGTGTTCCCCTGGCTGCGCAATCCGCCGCGGCCTCTGTGGCGCCTGCTGCTGATCGCGGTGTGCATGGGCGCCGGCTCGTTCGCGTTCATGTTCATCGCGCTGAAGACCGCCAGCCCCTCGTCGGCGGCGATCGTGAGCCAGCTGATGGTGCCGACCACCACATTCCTGTCCTTCATGCTGCTGGGCGAGCGGCTGAACCGCCGCCGCTTGCTGGGCATCAGCCTGACCCTGATCGGCGCCCTGGCGGTGATGTGGGATCCGCACGGCTTCACCCTGACTGGCGGCCTGGCCTTCGTGCTGGTCTCGGTGGTGCTGGGGTCGCTCGGCTCGGTGCTGATGAAGCAGATGGAAGGGGTCAAGCCGTTGCAGTTCCAAGCCTGGGTGGGACTGGCCTCGGCTGCGGTGCTGATCCCGATGTCGCTGATCTTCGAGCCCGGCGGCGTCGAGACCGGCCTCTCGATCGGTTGGCGGTTCTGGGCGGCGGTGGTCTTCTCGGCCCTGGTGGTCTCGGTGTTCGGCCACACCGCCTACTACTGGCTGATCCAGCGCTACGAGGCGAACCTGATCTCGCCGTTGACCCTGATGACCCCGCTGGCCACCATCGGCCTCGGAGTCGTCATCACCCATGACCCGTTCGACGCCCGCATGGCCTTCGGCGCCGCGGTGGCGCTGGCGGGCGTGCTGATCATCGCCATGAGGCCCAATCAGATCATGCTGTTGCTGCTCAATCTTCGGGGGCGCGCCCGATGA
- a CDS encoding SDR family oxidoreductase has product MRNLFSVEGKVALVTGGSRGIGEMIARGYVENGAKVYISSRKANVCDGLAEELSKYGTCISLPFDLSNMEGITGLAAALAEREDKLDILVNNAGATWGAPIDEYPEDGWDKTVDLNVKSIFFLTQKLLPQLRAAATHENPSRVINIASVNGIEPPALETYAYSTSKAGCIMLTRHLAKRLAPEHILVNAIAPGPFQSHMMAATLARAGDAIAKSNPRGRIGTPEDIAGVAIFLASRASAYTTGAVVPCDGGSAEF; this is encoded by the coding sequence ATGCGCAACCTGTTCAGCGTTGAGGGCAAGGTCGCCCTGGTCACCGGCGGCAGCCGCGGCATCGGCGAGATGATCGCCCGCGGCTATGTCGAGAACGGCGCCAAGGTCTATATCTCCTCGCGCAAGGCCAATGTCTGTGACGGCCTGGCCGAGGAGCTGTCGAAGTACGGGACCTGCATCTCGCTGCCTTTCGACCTGTCGAACATGGAGGGCATCACCGGCCTGGCCGCCGCCCTGGCCGAGCGCGAGGACAAGCTCGACATCCTGGTCAATAACGCCGGCGCCACCTGGGGCGCGCCGATCGACGAATATCCGGAGGACGGCTGGGACAAGACCGTCGACCTCAACGTGAAGTCGATCTTCTTCCTGACCCAGAAGCTGCTGCCGCAGCTGCGCGCCGCGGCGACGCACGAAAACCCGTCGCGGGTCATCAACATCGCCTCGGTCAACGGCATCGAGCCGCCGGCCCTGGAGACCTACGCCTATTCGACCTCGAAGGCCGGCTGCATCATGCTGACCCGCCACCTGGCCAAGCGGCTGGCGCCCGAGCACATCCTGGTCAACGCCATCGCCCCCGGCCCCTTCCAGAGCCACATGATGGCCGCGACCCTGGCGCGGGCCGGCGACGCCATCGCCAAATCCAACCCGCGCGGCCGCATCGGCACGCCTGAGGACATCGCCGGGGTGGCGATCTTCCTGGCCAGCCGAGCGAGCGCCTACACGACGGGCGCCGTCGTGCCGTGCGACGGCGGTTCGGCCGAGTTCTAA
- a CDS encoding GNAT family N-acetyltransferase — MSAPAIRATAAQDAEQVLALYRAAAGGAGGLARRPDEMDLAYVESFLAKARAGGVTLGAWVDGRLAGEIHASRIGPEQFAHVLSDLTVAVDPAWQGRGVGRALFAALFEAARALSPQVTRIELMAREGNIDAIRLYERLGFVIEGRFVQRVRMPDGRLEDDIAMGLLLTPA; from the coding sequence GTGAGCGCGCCGGCGATCCGGGCGACGGCTGCGCAGGACGCCGAACAGGTGCTGGCGCTCTATCGCGCCGCCGCCGGCGGGGCGGGCGGCTTGGCGCGGCGTCCGGACGAGATGGACCTGGCCTATGTCGAGAGCTTCCTCGCCAAGGCGCGCGCCGGCGGCGTGACCCTGGGGGCCTGGGTCGACGGACGGTTGGCCGGCGAGATCCATGCCAGCCGTATTGGTCCGGAGCAGTTCGCCCATGTGCTGTCGGACCTGACCGTCGCGGTCGACCCGGCCTGGCAGGGCCGGGGCGTGGGGCGGGCCCTGTTTGCGGCGCTGTTCGAGGCCGCGCGAGCCTTGTCGCCCCAGGTCACCCGCATCGAGCTGATGGCTCGCGAAGGCAATATCGACGCCATCCGCCTCTATGAGCGGCTTGGTTTCGTGATCGAGGGGCGCTTCGTCCAGCGCGTGCGCATGCCCGACGGGCGGCTCGAAGACGACATCGCCATGGGACTGTTGCTGACGCCGGCTTGA